A region from the Enterobacter roggenkampii genome encodes:
- a CDS encoding endonuclease/exonuclease/phosphatase family protein, with protein MTKKMQHFSLKVLTINIHKGFTAFNRRFILPELRDAVRTVSADIVCLQEVMGAHEVHPLHFENWPDTPHYEFLADTMWSDYAYGRNAVYPEGHHGNAVLSRYPIEHYENRDVSVGESEKRGLLYCRITPPDLELPIHVGCVHLGLREAHRQAQLKMLAEWANALPDGEPVVVAGDFNDWRQRANHPLKVDAGLEEIFTRANGRPARTFPVRFPLLRLDRIYVKNAHASSPTALALLNWRHLSDHAPLSAEIHL; from the coding sequence ATGACGAAAAAAATGCAGCATTTCTCGCTTAAAGTGCTGACGATAAACATTCATAAGGGCTTCACAGCATTTAACCGCCGCTTCATTTTACCGGAGCTGCGCGACGCGGTGCGCACCGTCAGCGCGGATATTGTCTGCCTGCAGGAGGTGATGGGCGCACACGAAGTACATCCGCTTCACTTTGAGAACTGGCCCGACACGCCGCACTATGAATTTCTGGCCGACACCATGTGGAGCGATTACGCCTACGGCCGCAACGCGGTCTATCCTGAAGGTCATCACGGCAACGCGGTGCTGTCGCGTTATCCCATTGAACATTATGAAAACCGCGACGTTTCCGTCGGGGAGAGCGAAAAACGCGGCCTGCTCTACTGCCGCATTACCCCGCCCGACCTTGAGCTGCCCATCCACGTCGGCTGCGTTCATCTGGGCCTGCGCGAAGCCCATCGTCAGGCGCAGCTGAAAATGCTGGCCGAATGGGCCAACGCGCTGCCTGACGGTGAACCTGTTGTCGTGGCAGGCGATTTCAACGACTGGCGCCAGCGGGCAAACCATCCGTTGAAGGTGGATGCCGGGCTGGAGGAGATCTTCACCCGGGCGAACGGCAGGCCTGCGCGCACGTTCCCGGTCCGTTTCCCGCTGCTGCGGCTTGACCGCATCTACGTTAAAAATGCCCACGCCAGCAGCCCGACCGCCCTGGCGCTTCTCAACTGGCGGCATCTTTCCGACCATGCCCCGCTCAGCGCGGAGATCCACTTATGA
- a CDS encoding YbhQ family protein yields MKWQQRVRVATGLSCWQIMLHLLVVAVLVMGWMSGTLVRVGLGLCVLYGVTVLSMLFLQRHHDARWREVGDVLEELTTTWYFGAAMIVLWLLSRVLQNNLLLALAGLAILAGPAVVSLLTKEKKLRDVASKHRIGH; encoded by the coding sequence ATGAAGTGGCAACAACGTGTTCGTGTCGCAACTGGCCTGAGTTGCTGGCAGATAATGTTGCATTTACTGGTCGTGGCCGTACTGGTGATGGGCTGGATGAGCGGCACGCTGGTACGTGTTGGCCTGGGGCTATGCGTCCTTTACGGCGTCACCGTGCTGTCGATGTTGTTTTTACAGCGCCACCATGACGCGCGCTGGCGCGAGGTGGGTGACGTGCTCGAAGAACTCACCACCACCTGGTACTTTGGTGCGGCGATGATTGTTCTGTGGCTCCTGTCACGCGTGCTGCAAAACAACCTGCTGCTGGCCCTGGCGGGTCTGGCCATCCTCGCAGGGCCTGCGGTGGTCTCGTTGCTGACCAAAGAGAAAAAGCTACGCGATGTTGCGTCTAAACATCGCATAGGCCACTGA
- a CDS encoding ABC transporter permease — protein sequence MFHRLWTLIRKELQSLLREPQTRAILVLPVLIQVLLFPFAATLEVTNATIAIYNEDNGKHSVELTQRFARAKAFTHILLLKSPQDIQPTIDTQKALLLVRFPADFSRNLDTFQTAPMQLILDGRNSNSAQIAANYLQQVVKDYQQELMDGKPKPNNSELVVRNWYNPNLDYKWFVVPSLIAMITTIGVMIVTSLSVAREREQGTLDQLLVSPLATWQIFVGKAVPALIVATFQATIVLGVGIWAYQIPFAGSLALFYFTMVIYGLSLVGFGLLISALCSTQQQAFIGVFVFMMPAILLSGYVSPVENMPVWLQDLTWINPIRHFTDITKQIYLKDASLDIVWGSLWPLLVIAATTGSVAYAMFRRNIA from the coding sequence ATGTTTCACCGTTTATGGACGTTAATACGCAAAGAGCTGCAATCCCTGCTGCGCGAGCCGCAAACCCGCGCCATTCTGGTGTTGCCGGTGCTGATCCAGGTTTTACTGTTCCCGTTTGCCGCCACCCTTGAGGTGACCAACGCCACCATTGCCATTTACAACGAAGACAACGGCAAACATTCCGTCGAGCTAACGCAGCGCTTTGCGCGTGCGAAGGCCTTTACCCACATCCTGCTGCTGAAAAGCCCGCAGGACATTCAGCCCACCATCGACACGCAAAAAGCGCTGCTGCTGGTGCGGTTCCCGGCGGATTTCTCCCGCAATCTGGATACCTTCCAGACCGCGCCGATGCAGCTGATCCTCGACGGGCGCAACTCCAACAGCGCCCAGATCGCGGCCAACTACCTCCAGCAGGTGGTTAAGGATTACCAGCAGGAGCTGATGGACGGCAAACCGAAGCCCAACAACAGCGAACTGGTGGTGCGCAACTGGTATAACCCGAATCTGGACTACAAGTGGTTTGTGGTGCCGTCGCTGATCGCCATGATCACCACCATCGGGGTGATGATCGTCACCTCCCTCTCCGTCGCCCGCGAGCGCGAACAGGGCACGCTGGATCAGCTGCTGGTCTCCCCGCTCGCCACCTGGCAAATTTTCGTCGGCAAAGCGGTGCCGGCGCTGATTGTCGCGACCTTCCAGGCCACCATCGTGCTGGGGGTGGGAATTTGGGCCTACCAGATCCCGTTCGCCGGGTCGCTGGCGCTGTTTTACTTCACGATGGTGATTTACGGACTGTCGCTGGTGGGGTTTGGGCTGCTGATTTCCGCACTCTGCTCGACGCAGCAGCAGGCGTTTATCGGGGTATTCGTCTTTATGATGCCCGCGATCCTGCTCTCCGGGTACGTCTCGCCGGTTGAGAATATGCCGGTGTGGCTCCAGGATCTGACGTGGATAAACCCGATACGCCACTTTACGGATATCACCAAGCAGATCTATCTGAAGGATGCGAGTCTGGATATTGTCTGGGGAAGTTTGTGGCCGCTACTGGTCATCGCGGCCACGACAGGCTCAGTGGCCTATGCGATGTTTAGACGCAACATCGCGTAG